From the genome of Streptomyces sp. NBC_01317, one region includes:
- a CDS encoding C40 family peptidase, which produces MTAQTHVPSLFSRAGAVSALTLAAVGGSLLVPGAASEAQAVPHAATALKVAASKKGSPYKYGASGPRRFDCSGLTVYSYKKAGKKLPRTAQQQYNKTRHISASSRKKGDLVFFHSGSSVYHVGIYAGKGRIWHSPKRGSVVRLERIWSRSVWYGRVR; this is translated from the coding sequence ATGACTGCGCAGACACATGTCCCGTCCTTGTTCTCCCGGGCGGGGGCCGTCTCGGCCCTCACGCTCGCCGCGGTCGGCGGCTCGCTGCTGGTACCGGGCGCCGCGTCCGAGGCCCAGGCCGTGCCCCACGCGGCGACGGCGCTCAAAGTGGCAGCTTCCAAGAAGGGATCGCCGTACAAGTACGGGGCCTCGGGACCACGCCGCTTCGACTGCTCGGGGCTGACGGTCTATTCGTACAAAAAGGCGGGCAAGAAGCTGCCTCGTACGGCCCAGCAGCAGTACAACAAGACGCGCCACATCTCGGCGTCGAGCAGGAAGAAGGGGGATCTGGTGTTCTTCCACTCTGGGAGCAGCGTCTACCACGTCGGGATCTACGCGGGCAAGGGCAGGATCTGGCACTCGCCGAAGCGCGGCTCCGTGGTGCGGCTGGAGCGCATCTGGTCCAGGAGCGTCTGGTACGGGCGGGTGCGCTGA
- a CDS encoding ATP-dependent Clp protease proteolytic subunit produces MPGLSAPGPAAPGLSARYVLPEFSERTSHGTRTLDPYSKLFEERIIFLGTPIDDTAVNDVIAQFLHLEYAAPDQDICLYINSPGGTIGAMTALYDTMRTVMCDVETTCLGQAASTAAVLLAAGTPGKRMALPGARVVLQQPGVDEPVRGQPSDLMIQAGELLRTRDLLGSLLTRHTGQSEERVRDDLERDTIFDAAGARAYGLVDHVVRTRRTSLGLAGPAGGR; encoded by the coding sequence ATGCCCGGCCTTTCCGCCCCCGGCCCCGCCGCCCCCGGACTTTCCGCCCGCTATGTACTGCCGGAGTTCAGCGAGAGGACGAGTCACGGGACCCGCACGCTCGACCCGTACTCCAAGCTCTTCGAGGAGCGGATCATCTTCCTCGGCACCCCGATCGACGACACGGCGGTCAACGACGTCATCGCGCAGTTCCTCCACCTCGAATACGCCGCGCCCGACCAGGACATCTGCCTCTACATCAACTCCCCCGGCGGCACGATCGGCGCCATGACCGCCCTCTACGACACGATGCGGACGGTCATGTGTGACGTGGAGACGACCTGCCTCGGCCAGGCGGCCTCCACCGCCGCCGTCCTGCTCGCGGCCGGCACGCCCGGCAAGCGGATGGCGCTCCCCGGCGCGCGCGTGGTGCTCCAGCAGCCGGGCGTGGACGAGCCCGTCCGGGGCCAGCCGTCCGACCTGATGATCCAGGCCGGCGAGCTGCTGCGGACGCGCGACCTGCTCGGGTCGCTGCTGACGCGCCACACCGGGCAGAGCGAGGAGCGGGTACGGGACGACCTGGAGCGGGACACGATCTTCGACGCCGCCGGGGCCAGGGCGTACGGCCTGGTCGATCACGTGGTGCGGACCCGCAGGACCTCCCTGGGCCTCGCCGGCCCGGCCGGCGGGCGGTGA
- a CDS encoding type II toxin-antitoxin system Phd/YefM family antitoxin yields the protein MAYEIPVTQARAELAELINRVVYGGERVVVTRHGKPLVALVSAADLERLEKEQEAAEEQVITSVTSVGTLPSAPGERARFGIAAELRGRHDEPPHGR from the coding sequence ATGGCCTACGAGATTCCGGTGACGCAAGCCCGGGCCGAGCTGGCGGAACTGATCAACCGCGTCGTGTACGGCGGCGAGCGGGTGGTCGTGACGCGTCACGGCAAGCCGCTGGTGGCGCTGGTCTCCGCCGCTGACCTGGAACGACTGGAGAAGGAGCAGGAGGCGGCCGAGGAGCAGGTGATCACGTCGGTCACGTCGGTCGGGACCCTGCCGTCCGCTCCGGGCGAACGCGCGCGCTTCGGTATCGCGGCCGAGCTGCGCGGGCGGCACGACGAGCCGCCCCACGGCCGCTGA
- a CDS encoding urease subunit gamma has product MQLTPHEQERLLIHVAADVAARRRDRGLKLNHPEAVALITSHLLEGARDGRTVAELMESGRTVLAREDVMEGIPEMIHDVQVEATFPDGTKLVTVHDPIV; this is encoded by the coding sequence GTGCAACTGACCCCGCACGAGCAGGAACGCCTGCTCATCCATGTGGCCGCGGACGTGGCGGCCAGGCGCAGGGACCGCGGACTGAAGCTCAACCATCCCGAAGCGGTCGCGCTGATCACCTCGCACCTCCTCGAAGGCGCCAGGGACGGCCGTACCGTCGCCGAACTCATGGAGTCGGGGCGCACGGTCCTCGCGCGCGAGGACGTCATGGAGGGCATCCCCGAGATGATCCACGACGTGCAGGTGGAGGCCACCTTCCCGGACGGGACCAAGCTCGTCACCGTCCACGACCCGATCGTCTGA
- a CDS encoding urease subunit beta — MIPGEILHGDGPIVLNEGREVTRLTVLNTADRPVQVGSHYHFAEANPGLEFDRAAARGKRLHIAAGTAVRFEPGIPVAVALVPLAGLRVVPGLRGETGGPLDD, encoded by the coding sequence ATGATTCCCGGAGAGATCCTGCACGGCGACGGGCCGATCGTCCTCAACGAGGGCCGCGAGGTCACCCGCCTGACCGTCCTCAACACCGCCGACCGGCCCGTCCAGGTCGGCTCGCACTACCACTTCGCCGAGGCCAACCCGGGGCTGGAGTTCGACCGCGCCGCCGCGCGCGGCAAGCGCCTGCACATCGCCGCGGGTACGGCCGTGCGCTTCGAGCCCGGCATCCCCGTCGCCGTCGCACTCGTCCCCCTCGCCGGTCTGCGGGTCGTCCCCGGCCTGCGCGGTGAGACCGGAGGTCCCCTCGATGACTGA
- a CDS encoding urease subunit alpha, with amino-acid sequence MTDISRAGYADLFGPTTGDRIRLADTDLFVEVEEDRSGGPGRAGDEAVFGGGKVIRESMGQSRTTRAEGAPDTVITGALIIDHWGVVKADLGIRDGRITGIGKAGNPDTMDGVHPDLVIGPETEVIAGNGKILTAGAIDAHVHFISPTIVDQALTSGVTTLVGGGTGPAEGTKATTVTPGAWHLARMFEALETFPVNIGLLGKGNTMSSDSMHAQLRGGALGFKIHEDWGATPAVIDACLRVCEESGAQLAIHTDTLNEAGFVGDTLAAIAGRTIHAYHTEGAGGGHAPDIITVVSEPYVLPSSTNPTRPHTVNTIDEHLDMLMVCHHLNPAVPGDLAFAESRIRPSTIAAEDILHDLGAISIISSDAQAMGRVGEVVMRTWQTAHVMKKRRGALPGDGRADNHRVRRYVAKYTINPAVAQGLDGEIGSVETGKLADLVLWDPAFFGVKPQLVIKGGQIAYAQMGDANASIPTPQPVLPRPMFGALGRAAAAGSFNFVAEAAIEDGLPERLALGKRFVPIRNTRGLSKADMRENDARPRVEVEPDTFTVTIDGEPVEPAPATELPLAQRYFLF; translated from the coding sequence ATGACTGACATCTCCCGCGCCGGGTACGCCGATCTCTTCGGCCCCACCACCGGCGACCGGATCCGCCTCGCCGACACCGACCTGTTCGTGGAGGTGGAGGAGGACCGCAGCGGCGGCCCCGGACGCGCCGGTGACGAGGCGGTGTTCGGCGGCGGCAAGGTGATCCGCGAGTCGATGGGCCAGTCCCGTACGACCCGGGCGGAAGGCGCGCCCGACACGGTGATCACCGGCGCGCTGATCATCGACCACTGGGGCGTCGTCAAGGCCGACCTCGGCATCCGGGACGGCCGTATCACCGGGATCGGCAAGGCCGGCAACCCCGACACCATGGACGGCGTCCACCCCGACCTGGTCATCGGGCCCGAGACCGAAGTGATCGCGGGCAACGGGAAGATCCTCACGGCGGGCGCGATCGACGCCCACGTCCACTTCATCTCGCCGACCATCGTCGACCAGGCGCTCACGAGCGGTGTCACCACACTGGTCGGCGGCGGTACGGGACCGGCCGAGGGCACGAAGGCCACCACCGTCACCCCGGGCGCCTGGCACCTCGCCCGGATGTTCGAGGCGCTGGAGACCTTCCCCGTCAACATCGGGCTGCTGGGCAAGGGCAACACCATGTCGAGCGACTCCATGCACGCCCAACTCCGGGGCGGGGCCCTCGGGTTCAAGATTCATGAGGACTGGGGCGCCACCCCCGCCGTCATCGACGCGTGCCTGCGGGTCTGCGAGGAGAGCGGCGCCCAGCTCGCCATCCACACCGACACCCTGAACGAGGCGGGGTTCGTCGGCGACACCCTCGCCGCCATCGCGGGCCGTACGATCCACGCGTACCACACCGAGGGCGCGGGCGGCGGGCACGCCCCGGACATCATCACGGTCGTCTCCGAGCCGTACGTGCTGCCCAGCTCCACCAACCCGACCCGGCCGCACACCGTCAACACCATCGACGAACACCTCGACATGCTGATGGTGTGCCACCACCTCAACCCGGCCGTGCCCGGCGACCTGGCCTTCGCGGAGTCCCGGATCAGGCCCTCCACCATCGCGGCCGAGGACATCCTGCACGACCTCGGAGCCATCTCGATCATCTCCTCCGACGCGCAGGCCATGGGGCGGGTCGGCGAGGTGGTCATGCGGACGTGGCAGACCGCGCACGTGATGAAGAAGCGCCGGGGCGCGCTGCCCGGCGACGGGCGGGCCGACAACCACCGGGTCCGGCGGTACGTCGCCAAGTACACGATCAACCCGGCCGTCGCCCAGGGCCTCGACGGCGAGATCGGCTCGGTGGAGACCGGCAAGCTCGCCGATCTGGTCCTCTGGGACCCGGCGTTCTTCGGCGTCAAGCCCCAACTGGTCATCAAGGGCGGGCAGATCGCGTACGCGCAGATGGGCGACGCCAACGCGTCCATCCCCACCCCCCAACCGGTGCTGCCCCGGCCGATGTTCGGCGCGCTGGGCCGGGCCGCGGCGGCGGGGTCGTTCAACTTCGTCGCGGAGGCGGCGATCGAGGACGGACTGCCCGAACGGCTCGCTCTGGGCAAGAGGTTCGTCCCCATCCGCAACACCAGAGGGCTCAGCAAGGCCGACATGCGGGAGAACGACGCCCGGCCGCGCGTGGAGGTCGAACCGGACACGTTCACCGTCACGATCGACGGCGAACCGGTCGAGCCCGCCCCGGCCACGGAACTGCCGCTGGCGCAGCGGTACTTCCTGTTCTGA
- a CDS encoding urease accessory protein UreF produces MSHAALLVLADGRFPAGGHAHSGGAEAAVKAGRIRDARDLAAFCQGRLHTTGLTSAALAAAAAGGLDPLDLDEAADARTPSPALRATARRLGRQLMRAARATWPGRELDALAAARPRGAHQPVVLGVTARSAGLTPGDAAHCVAYETVSGPATAAVRLLSLNPFEATAVLARLAPELDEVAARAVAYAARAADEGLDALPAASGPLADIAAEAHAAWPVRLFAS; encoded by the coding sequence ATGAGTCACGCGGCCCTGCTCGTCCTCGCCGACGGACGCTTCCCCGCCGGCGGCCACGCCCACTCCGGCGGGGCGGAGGCCGCCGTCAAGGCGGGACGGATCCGCGACGCCCGGGATCTGGCCGCCTTCTGCCAGGGGCGCCTGCACACCACGGGACTCACCTCGGCGGCGCTGGCCGCGGCCGCCGCCGGGGGCCTCGACCCGCTCGACCTGGACGAGGCGGCGGACGCCCGTACCCCCTCACCCGCCCTGCGTGCCACGGCCCGCAGACTCGGCCGCCAGCTGATGCGCGCGGCCCGCGCCACCTGGCCCGGCCGGGAACTCGACGCGCTCGCCGCCGCCCGGCCGCGCGGCGCGCACCAACCGGTCGTCCTGGGCGTCACCGCACGCTCCGCCGGACTCACGCCCGGGGACGCCGCGCACTGTGTGGCGTACGAGACCGTCAGCGGGCCGGCCACCGCCGCCGTACGCCTCCTCAGCCTCAACCCCTTCGAGGCGACCGCCGTCCTGGCCCGCCTCGCACCCGAACTGGACGAGGTCGCGGCGCGGGCCGTCGCGTACGCGGCACGCGCGGCGGACGAGGGCCTCGACGCGCTGCCCGCCGCCTCGGGCCCCCTGGCGGACATCGCGGCGGAGGCCCACGCGGCCTGGCCGGTCAGACTGTTCGCCTCCTGA
- the ureG gene encoding urease accessory protein UreG, whose protein sequence is MHLDHSLSGPAAVSADAARPDGTRRALRIGLGGPVGSGKTATVAALCRALRDQFSLAVVTNDIYTREDAEFLLRHAVLPPERIQAVETGACPHTAIRDDISANLEAVEDLEDAVGPLDLILVESGGDNLTATFSKGLVDAQVFVIDVAGGDDIPRKGGPGVTTADLLVINKTDLAPYVGSDLGRMARDAKEQRGELPVVLTSLRTGEEGVEPVAAWVRARLAAWTA, encoded by the coding sequence ATGCACCTCGACCACAGCCTCTCCGGCCCCGCCGCCGTCAGCGCCGACGCCGCCCGGCCCGACGGCACCCGGCGCGCCCTGCGCATCGGCCTCGGCGGGCCCGTCGGGTCCGGCAAGACCGCCACCGTCGCCGCGCTCTGCCGCGCGCTGCGCGACCAGTTCTCCCTCGCCGTCGTCACCAACGACATCTACACCCGTGAGGACGCCGAGTTCCTCCTCCGGCACGCCGTGCTGCCCCCGGAGCGCATCCAGGCCGTCGAGACCGGAGCCTGCCCGCACACCGCGATCCGCGACGACATCTCCGCCAACCTGGAGGCGGTGGAGGACCTGGAGGACGCGGTGGGACCGCTCGACCTGATCCTGGTCGAGTCCGGCGGCGACAACCTCACCGCCACCTTCTCCAAGGGACTGGTCGACGCGCAGGTGTTCGTCATCGACGTGGCCGGCGGCGACGACATCCCCCGCAAGGGCGGCCCCGGCGTCACCACCGCCGACCTGCTCGTGATCAACAAGACGGACCTCGCCCCGTACGTCGGCTCCGATCTCGGCCGGATGGCCCGCGACGCCAAGGAGCAGCGCGGCGAACTCCCTGTCGTTCTCACCTCCTTGAGGACCGGCGAGGAAGGCGTCGAGCCGGTCGCCGCGTGGGTGCGGGCGCGGCTTGCCGCCTGGACCGCATGA
- a CDS encoding urease accessory protein UreD codes for MSVRATARIVATRAGLPVLASDGPLAVRRTRATGTGTGHRVTVVGAMSAPLGGDRLAIEARVRDGARLTVDAAAATIALPGRIPADADTAEPAHYDVRLTVDEGAALHWLPEQLVSARGSDLRMRTTVELAATARLVLREEQILGRHGEEPGTLLTRLTVRRAGRPLLDQELRHGPGAPGGWDGGAVLGGHRAVGQLLVAGPEFEEKPAQPLLLGDTAVLTPLAGPGVLVTAVAADALELRRVLDEALRLTAYR; via the coding sequence ATGAGCGTCCGCGCCACCGCCCGGATCGTCGCGACCCGCGCAGGACTGCCCGTCCTCGCGAGCGACGGGCCGCTGGCGGTACGCCGTACCCGCGCGACCGGCACCGGCACCGGCCACCGCGTCACCGTCGTCGGCGCGATGAGCGCGCCCCTGGGCGGCGACCGGCTCGCGATCGAGGCGCGCGTACGGGACGGGGCCCGGCTGACCGTGGACGCGGCGGCGGCGACCATCGCGCTGCCCGGCCGGATCCCGGCGGACGCGGACACCGCGGAACCGGCCCACTACGACGTGCGCCTCACCGTGGACGAGGGCGCCGCACTGCACTGGCTGCCCGAACAGCTCGTCTCGGCCCGGGGCAGCGACCTGCGGATGCGGACGACCGTCGAACTCGCCGCCACCGCCCGCCTGGTGCTCCGCGAGGAACAGATCCTCGGCCGCCACGGCGAAGAGCCCGGCACCCTCCTCACCCGCCTCACCGTCCGCCGCGCCGGCCGCCCCCTCCTCGACCAGGAACTGCGCCACGGGCCCGGCGCGCCCGGCGGCTGGGACGGCGGAGCGGTCCTCGGCGGACACCGCGCCGTCGGCCAACTCCTCGTCGCGGGACCGGAGTTCGAGGAGAAACCCGCGCAACCCCTCCTGCTCGGCGACACCGCAGTCCTCACCCCGCTCGCCGGACCCGGCGTGCTCGTCACCGCCGTCGCGGCGGACGCCCTGGAACTGCGGCGCGTACTGGACGAGGCGCTGCGCCTGACCGCGTACCGCTGA
- a CDS encoding alpha/beta hydrolase: MRRTAVLGSAGTLLAGALIAGAVAAPAATADARQTGNSTSHSASYSASYGAKVAADRAAKKGIAWADCPADWSLEKPIQCGYVSVPLDYTKPDGKQITLAVDRIGNTGTKDERQGSLLYNPGGPGGSGMAFPRRVVTKNAIWADAAKAYDFVGFDPRGVGRSTPISCIDPQEFVKAPKLDPVPHSEADKKAQRKLAAAYADGCVKRSGWMLPQMTTANTARDLDVIRAALGDKKLNYVGVSYGTYLGAVYGTLFPTHVRRMVVDSVVNPSKDKIWYEANLDQDVAFEGRFLDWKKWVAQNDATFHIGSTATKVQQAYDKLRAAAKKAPFGGLVGPAELDGLFQSAAYYDSSWVPVASTWSKYLAGDTQALVDAAAPDLSDTKGNIASENGNAVYTAVECTDAKWPTSWQKWDRDNTRLNKDYPFLTWGNAWLNLPCATWGVKQQTPVEVRTGKGLPPVLIAQSTRDAATPYPGAVELHKRFKGSRLITEKDAGSHGITNLVNPCVNDRVEAYLLTGAVGGKDVTCGPHATPKP, encoded by the coding sequence TTGAGACGCACAGCAGTGCTCGGCTCGGCCGGCACTCTGCTCGCCGGCGCGCTCATAGCGGGCGCGGTCGCCGCACCGGCGGCCACCGCCGACGCCCGGCAGACGGGGAACTCCACGTCGCACAGCGCGTCGTACAGCGCGTCCTACGGCGCGAAGGTCGCCGCGGACAGGGCCGCCAAGAAGGGCATCGCCTGGGCGGACTGTCCGGCGGACTGGTCGCTGGAGAAGCCCATCCAGTGCGGTTACGTGAGCGTCCCGCTGGACTACACGAAGCCCGACGGCAAGCAGATCACGCTCGCCGTCGACCGCATCGGCAACACCGGCACCAAGGACGAGCGCCAGGGTTCGCTGCTCTACAACCCGGGCGGTCCCGGCGGTTCCGGCATGGCGTTCCCGCGCCGTGTCGTCACCAAGAACGCCATCTGGGCCGACGCGGCCAAGGCGTACGACTTCGTCGGTTTCGACCCGCGCGGGGTGGGCCGTTCGACGCCCATCTCCTGCATCGACCCGCAGGAGTTCGTCAAGGCGCCCAAGCTCGACCCCGTCCCGCACAGCGAGGCGGACAAGAAGGCGCAGCGCAAGCTGGCGGCCGCGTACGCGGACGGCTGCGTGAAGCGCAGCGGCTGGATGCTCCCGCAGATGACGACGGCGAACACCGCACGCGACCTGGACGTCATCCGCGCCGCGCTCGGTGACAAGAAGCTGAACTACGTGGGCGTCTCGTACGGCACGTACCTCGGCGCCGTCTACGGCACGCTCTTCCCGACGCACGTGCGGCGCATGGTCGTCGACAGTGTCGTCAACCCGTCGAAGGACAAGATCTGGTACGAGGCCAACCTCGACCAGGACGTCGCCTTCGAGGGCCGCTTCCTGGACTGGAAGAAGTGGGTGGCGCAGAACGACGCGACCTTCCACATCGGCTCCACCGCCACCAAGGTCCAGCAGGCGTACGACAAGCTCCGCGCCGCTGCCAAGAAGGCGCCCTTCGGGGGCCTCGTCGGCCCGGCCGAGCTGGACGGACTGTTCCAGAGCGCCGCGTACTACGACTCCAGCTGGGTGCCCGTCGCCTCGACCTGGAGCAAGTACCTCGCCGGTGACACGCAGGCGCTCGTCGACGCGGCGGCGCCCGACCTGTCCGACACCAAGGGCAACATCGCCTCGGAGAACGGCAACGCGGTCTACACCGCCGTCGAGTGCACCGACGCGAAGTGGCCCACCAGCTGGCAGAAGTGGGACCGGGACAACACCCGCCTCAACAAGGACTACCCCTTCCTCACGTGGGGGAACGCCTGGTTGAACCTGCCGTGCGCCACCTGGGGCGTCAAGCAGCAGACCCCGGTCGAGGTCAGGACCGGCAAGGGCCTGCCGCCCGTGCTGATCGCGCAGTCCACGCGCGACGCGGCCACGCCGTACCCCGGCGCGGTCGAGCTGCACAAGCGCTTCAAGGGCTCGCGACTGATCACCGAGAAGGACGCCGGTTCGCACGGCATCACCAACCTGGTGAACCCGTGCGTCAACGACCGGGTGGAGGCGTACCTGCTCACCGGCGCGGTGGGCGGCAAGGACGTCACCTGCGGTCCGCACGCCACGCCCAAGCCGTAA
- a CDS encoding YbaK/EbsC family protein — MSETHESHRTYETYDRLTGLLDEHGVVYRVIEHAEQGATEEVSALRGNTLRQAAKCIVVMVKTGKKTKRYALAVVPGDRRVDLGALKALWGGTYAGFATPEVAERLAGSVSGTILPFSFDPELELVVDPVLLEEEEIFFNAARLDRSLALRTADYRTVARPHTAPISRPAAPPAG, encoded by the coding sequence GTGAGCGAGACCCACGAGAGTCACCGGACTTACGAGACCTACGACAGGCTGACCGGGCTGCTGGACGAACACGGGGTGGTCTACCGGGTCATCGAGCACGCGGAGCAGGGCGCGACCGAGGAGGTCAGCGCGCTGCGGGGCAACACCCTGCGGCAGGCCGCCAAATGCATCGTGGTGATGGTCAAGACCGGCAAGAAGACGAAGCGTTACGCGCTCGCCGTCGTACCGGGCGACCGCCGGGTGGACCTGGGCGCGCTCAAGGCCCTGTGGGGCGGCACCTACGCGGGCTTCGCGACGCCCGAGGTGGCGGAGCGGCTCGCGGGCAGTGTCAGCGGCACGATCCTGCCGTTCTCCTTCGACCCGGAGCTGGAACTGGTGGTGGATCCGGTGCTCCTGGAGGAAGAGGAGATCTTCTTCAACGCGGCCCGTCTGGACCGGTCGTTGGCGCTGCGTACCGCCGACTACCGGACCGTCGCCCGGCCGCACACCGCGCCGATCTCCCGGCCCGCGGCACCGCCGGCGGGCTGA
- a CDS encoding lysophospholipid acyltransferase family protein, producing MFYYVLKYVLLGPLLRLLFRPRIEGLEHIPADGAAIVAGNHLSFSDHFLMPAILKRRITFLAKAEYFTGPGVKGRLTAFFFRSAGQIPVDRSGKEAGQAAIREGLGVLAEDELLGIYPEGTRSHDGRLYKGKVGVAVMAIRGKAPVVPCAMVGTFEIQPPGQKVPRIKRVTIRFGEPLDFSRYEGLEDQKAAIRAVTDEIMYAILGLSGQEYVDRYAADVKAEAAKAEARSARKFPRLRR from the coding sequence ATGTTCTATTACGTGCTCAAATACGTGCTCCTCGGGCCCCTGCTGCGGCTGCTCTTCCGCCCCCGGATCGAGGGGCTGGAGCACATCCCCGCCGACGGGGCCGCGATCGTCGCGGGCAACCATCTGTCGTTCTCCGACCACTTCCTGATGCCCGCCATCCTCAAACGGCGCATCACCTTCCTCGCGAAGGCCGAGTACTTCACCGGGCCCGGGGTCAAGGGGCGGCTGACCGCCTTCTTCTTCCGGAGCGCCGGGCAGATCCCCGTGGACCGGTCGGGCAAGGAGGCCGGGCAGGCGGCGATCCGCGAGGGGCTCGGGGTGCTCGCCGAGGACGAGCTGCTCGGGATCTATCCCGAGGGCACCCGCTCGCACGACGGACGCCTCTACAAGGGCAAGGTCGGCGTCGCGGTGATGGCGATCCGGGGGAAGGCCCCGGTCGTGCCGTGCGCGATGGTCGGTACGTTCGAGATCCAGCCCCCCGGACAGAAGGTCCCCCGCATCAAGCGGGTCACCATCCGCTTCGGCGAGCCGCTGGACTTCTCGCGGTACGAGGGCCTGGAGGACCAGAAGGCCGCCATCAGGGCCGTCACCGACGAGATCATGTACGCGATCCTCGGGCTGTCCGGCCAGGAGTACGTCGACCGGTACGCCGCCGACGTCAAGGCGGAGGCCGCGAAGGCCGAGGCCAGGAGCGCGAGGAAGTTCCCCCGGCTGCGCCGCTGA
- the lpdA gene encoding dihydrolipoyl dehydrogenase — MDEQGEHFDVVVLGAGPGGYVAAIRAAQLGRSVAVVEKKYWGGVCLNVGCIPTKALLRNAELAHIVTQEAKTFGIRFDGEVSLDYGEAFRRSRRVADGRVKGVHYLMKKNGITEVDGHGTFADPNTLHVTQSDGSRRVIGFDNCIIATGASTRLLPGTAVSDRVVTYEELILSDQLPESIVIAGAGAIGIEFAYVLRNYGVQVTMVEFLDRIAPLEDVDVSAELARRYRKLGIEVLTSTRVDRIDESGPRVQVTVTAKDGSSRVLETDKVLQAIGFVPNVDGYGLETTGVALTERGAIDVDGHCRTSVPHIYAIGDVTAKLMLAHAAEAMGVIAAETLADAETMELDYVMIPRATFCQPQIASFGWTEAQARERGFDVKVATFPFTANGKAHGLGDAKGFVKLLSDARHGEIIGAHLIGPDVTELLPELTLAQKWDLTVHEVARNVHAHPTLGEAIQEAVHGLSGHMINL; from the coding sequence ATGGACGAACAGGGCGAGCACTTCGATGTCGTCGTACTCGGGGCGGGTCCGGGCGGTTACGTGGCTGCCATCCGGGCCGCGCAGCTGGGTCGGAGCGTCGCGGTCGTGGAGAAGAAGTACTGGGGCGGTGTCTGTCTGAACGTGGGCTGCATCCCCACCAAGGCGCTGTTGCGCAACGCCGAGCTGGCGCACATCGTCACGCAGGAGGCGAAGACCTTCGGCATCCGGTTCGACGGCGAGGTGTCCCTCGACTACGGCGAGGCGTTCCGCCGCAGCCGGCGGGTGGCGGACGGCCGCGTCAAGGGCGTGCACTACCTGATGAAGAAGAACGGGATCACCGAGGTCGACGGGCACGGCACGTTCGCCGACCCGAACACCCTTCATGTGACCCAGTCGGACGGCAGCAGGCGGGTCATCGGGTTCGACAACTGCATCATCGCCACCGGGGCCTCCACCCGGCTCCTTCCCGGGACCGCCGTGAGCGACCGGGTGGTGACGTACGAGGAACTCATCCTCAGCGACCAACTGCCGGAGTCGATCGTGATCGCCGGGGCCGGGGCGATCGGCATCGAGTTCGCGTACGTGCTGCGCAACTACGGCGTCCAGGTCACGATGGTCGAGTTCCTGGACCGGATCGCGCCGCTGGAAGACGTGGACGTGTCGGCCGAACTGGCCAGGCGCTACCGCAAGTTGGGCATCGAGGTCCTCACGTCGACCCGGGTCGACAGGATCGACGAGTCCGGGCCGCGCGTGCAGGTCACGGTCACCGCGAAGGACGGCTCGTCCCGGGTCCTGGAGACCGACAAGGTCCTCCAGGCCATCGGATTTGTGCCGAACGTCGACGGGTACGGCCTGGAGACGACCGGAGTGGCGCTCACCGAGCGCGGCGCGATCGACGTCGACGGCCACTGCCGGACCTCGGTGCCGCACATCTACGCGATCGGCGACGTGACCGCCAAGCTGATGCTCGCGCACGCCGCCGAGGCGATGGGGGTCATCGCCGCCGAGACCCTCGCCGACGCGGAGACCATGGAACTCGACTACGTCATGATTCCGCGCGCCACCTTCTGTCAGCCCCAGATCGCCAGTTTCGGCTGGACGGAGGCGCAGGCGCGCGAGCGGGGATTCGACGTCAAGGTGGCGACGTTCCCGTTTACCGCGAACGGGAAGGCCCACGGCCTCGGGGACGCGAAGGGCTTCGTGAAACTGCTCAGCGACGCGCGCCACGGCGAGATCATCGGCGCCCACCTGATCGGTCCCGACGTCACCGAACTGCTCCCCGAACTCACCCTGGCGCAGAAGTGGGACCTCACGGTGCACGAGGTCGCGCGCAACGTGCACGCCCATCCGACGCTCGGCGAGGCCATCCAGGAAGCGGTCCACGGGCTGTCCGGGCACATGATCAACTTGTAG